The Niastella koreensis GR20-10 genome includes a window with the following:
- a CDS encoding type B 50S ribosomal protein L31: MKKGIHPENYRLVVFKDMSNGHQFLSRSTSPSKETVKWEDGNEYPLLKLEISNTSHPFFTGQNVLVDTAGRIDKFKKRYEKKK, from the coding sequence ATGAAAAAGGGTATTCATCCCGAAAATTATCGGTTAGTTGTTTTTAAAGATATGAGTAACGGTCACCAGTTCCTGAGCCGTTCTACTTCTCCTTCTAAAGAAACTGTGAAATGGGAAGATGGCAACGAATATCCCCTGCTCAAATTAGAAATTTCTAATACGTCTCACCCTTTCTTTACTGGTCAAAACGTACTGGTAGATACTGCGGGTAGAATTGATAAATTCAAGAAACGTTACGAAAAGAAAAAATAA
- a CDS encoding YajQ family cyclic di-GMP-binding protein, whose translation MPSFDIVSKVDAQALDNAVNVTTKEITNRFDFKGSHVEIKLDKKEFKISIETEDDMKMRQLIDVLINRAHKQNIAPEAFDTSKESYQSGKLTKQEVSVRNGLKQEDAKKIVKLIKDSGLKVQASINDDLVRVTGKKIDDLQEVIALCRGAELGIPLQYENMRS comes from the coding sequence ATGCCTTCGTTTGACATTGTAAGCAAGGTGGATGCACAGGCACTGGACAATGCAGTGAATGTAACCACTAAGGAAATCACCAATCGTTTCGACTTTAAAGGTTCGCACGTGGAGATCAAACTCGACAAAAAAGAGTTTAAGATCAGCATTGAAACAGAAGACGACATGAAAATGCGCCAGCTGATAGATGTATTGATCAACCGGGCCCACAAACAGAACATTGCGCCCGAGGCGTTCGACACCAGCAAAGAATCGTACCAAAGCGGTAAACTCACCAAACAGGAAGTTTCGGTTCGCAACGGGCTGAAACAGGAAGATGCCAAAAAGATCGTTAAACTTATCAAGGACTCCGGCCTGAAAGTACAGGCGTCCATTAACGACGACCTGGTACGGGTTACCGGCAAAAAAATCGACGACCTGCAGGAAGTGATCGCCCTGTGCCGTGGCGCAGAACTGGGCATCCCGCTGCAGTATGAGAATATGAGAAGCTAG